Below is a window of Microcoleus sp. AS-A8 DNA.
CCGCCATGCAGCGGTAAGCTGTACGGGAATTGGGGAAGATATCATTGATGAGTGTTTGGCGGCGCGGATTGTGGTGCGTGTCACCGACGGGTTATCCCTGGTTGAGGCGATGCAGCGTTCGTTTACAGAAGCCAAAGAACATGGGCGAGATTTTGGTGCGATCGCGCTGGATGCAACGGGTGCGATCGCCTGGGGTAAAACCAGTCAAGTTTTGCTTGCGGCCTACCATGATGGTCATCAAATTGGAGACACTTTGGAATGGCAAAATGAGGAGCTCATCGGTTTTGTGTCTTAGGGTTTGTCAGTGAAAATTGAAGCATCCCTGCCCTCGGAGGGTGGGGATTTTTGTTGTGGATTCTGCTTAAGAGTTTTAATTTAACCTGACGAGATCGCACTCTCGGAACCATAACGCACAAAAAAGCTTTCCACCTTAATCGCTAGTCTGAGCAGATTGATATTGATTTCCATCCCAATAGATCAATCGACTAGCTGACATGGCTTTTGCCATCGAAATACCTTCTCCTTTGGCGGACGCAGGTATCCTGACATATTGATTTTCTTCCCTAGAAACAACTTCCCAAATATCATCGGCACCTAATTTATTCAGGTCGTCGATTACAATTACTTTTTTCGTGCCACCATGAAAAATTGCCATCACTGAGAAAGCGTTATTTTTAGGCGTTTTATCTTTGAGTATTACAGCAATATCAGGTTTGCGATCGCCGTTAAAATCTCCTCTTAAATACAAAGGCCGTATATCTCTAAACAAAAAACTATACCGTTTGTTTAATCCTTGATTGAAAAATTCTTTTCTAACCCAAAAAGGAATGTTGGCATACCTAATCCATGCAATAAATCCAGCTTGCCCCTGAGCCTGTTCGATGTCCTCAGGACTACTTGGGCTATACTCTATATCCCTAGAAGCCTCTTGCTCAGTATTTTTTGTTGACTCTTTAGCTGTATTGTCTTGGTTTTTTACAACGGGTTGTTCATCCGCTTTTGCAGAGTTGGTGGATAAATCCACGACGTTTTTATTAGGATTACTTGCAGAACATCCTATAGTAAATATTGTCAAAAAACCTAGAGTGAGGCAAGAATAAACTCTAGTCAGTTTCATGATATTTCTCGCAAATTATTTCAAAATTAAAAACTTTGGCTTCCGTACTCAGTGTTTTGTCTAGCTGTTTTCTCTCTACTTCATCCACTGGAGGATAAAGCAATCTATTCTAACTCCCTCATCGGGGCAGATGTCAAAACTCAAGACAAAGTCTGTATTATTCGATACAGCCGGGGCGCAACGATCCCATCCTGAATTAGGCGACTGACAATAAGCCACTCCAGACTCTTACAACTTACGCCTTCTTGGTGATGGCAAGGCAACCGCCACCCTACCAAAATAATGAGGTAGCTTCGTTGGATTTGTTGGAGATCAGTCCTTGTCTTTAAATTTCATCTCAGTTCCTCCGGCAAAGGGTCAAACACCCGTCGGCTTGGTTGTTTGCTTACATGGCTTTACGGGCAACTCCCAACAGTTGGCACCTTTTTCACCCATGTTCGCTCTTCCCGAATACCAGTTTCTGTTCCCCGACGCTCCTTACTCCCATCCCTATGGAGGTAGGATGTGGTACAAACTAGGAAGTCAGGATGATCCAGGCTTAACGGCGAGTCGGCAGCAGCTTACAGACTGGCTGAAGTCTCTAGAGAATCGCACTGGGGTTCCCCTGTCACGTACTGTGTTAGCTGGATTTTCTCAAGGTGGCGCAATGACACTGGAAGTGGGTCTAACGTTGCCTCTGGCCGGGTTAATCTGTATGAGTGGCTATCTGCACTCCAAGCCAACGCCAATATCTGGAAATTCCTTCCCACCCGTCTTAATTGTGCATGGTAGGCAAGACCAGATGGTGCCTCTGAGTTCCGCTCAAAGTGCCAGAGAAACTCTAAAAGCGGCGGGTGTCAGCGTGGAGTATCAGGAATTTGACATGGGACATATTGTGATCCCCGCCGTGTTCGGTGTGCTGCGAAATTTTGTGATGGATACCGTTCAGGCTAGCGGGGTTAGGCATTAGCCTAGAGGTACGCTCGCGAATAGCGAACTAGCCCTCGGCTAATCACAGAGGGGTTTCCCCTTGGGGGTGTGATGAACAAACTGGATGGAAAGATTACTGTTTGTAGGCACAAACCCGTTAAGCAGCACCCAATCGATTGACAATGGTGATGAGGGCACGACATTGTCGTGCCCCTACGCTTATGATTTTTCGGTTTGAGTTTTTAACCGCCAACCGGGTTTAACAATCTGCCTTGCCCGCGCAAGCACAAGGCAATCATCCGGTACATCGTCAGTTACAGTAGAACCGGCGGCAATCGTGACATCTTGCCCTAAGGTTACGGGTGCAACCAGGACACTGTTGGAGCCAGTTTTTGTGCGATCGCCAATTTGGGTACGATGTTTCTTCACTCCATCGTAGTTAGCCGTAATCGTACCTGCACCAATATTGACTTTATTCCCTAGTTGTGCATCTCCCAAGTAAGATAAGTGAGCCACATTCGTGCGATCGCCCAAAGTGGTATTCTTCAATTCCACAAAATTGCCCACTCGGCAGGATTCCCCTACTTCCACATGACCCCGCAGATGAGCATAGGGGCCAATTCGGGTGCCATCTTTGACCACAGTGTCACTCACCACCGAGTACAACACCGTGACATTCTCACCCAACTGGCTATTTTCAATTAAGCTACCAGGGCCAATGCGGCTACCAGA
It encodes the following:
- a CDS encoding alpha/beta hydrolase, whose translation is MSLNFISVPPAKGQTPVGLVVCLHGFTGNSQQLAPFSPMFALPEYQFLFPDAPYSHPYGGRMWYKLGSQDDPGLTASRQQLTDWLKSLENRTGVPLSRTVLAGFSQGGAMTLEVGLTLPLAGLICMSGYLHSKPTPISGNSFPPVLIVHGRQDQMVPLSSAQSARETLKAAGVSVEYQEFDMGHIVIPAVFGVLRNFVMDTVQASGVRH